From the Halobacterium zhouii genome, the window CGCATCCGTGCGCGGAGTGCGTCCGGCGCTCCCGGGATCTCGGACGCCTCGACGTCGTCCGGCTCGTCGGGTGGGCGCGGATAGCGCCGGAGGTCCTTGTGGAGCGCGATGCCCGCCCTCGCGCCATCGCCGAGCGCGACCACCGTCTGGTTCTGCCCGTGTGTGAGGTCGCCGACGCCGTACGCACCGTCGACGCTCGTCTCGTAGTTCTCGTCGACCGCGAGCGCGCCGTCGTCTGCGAGTGCACAGCCCAGCGACTCGGGTAGCGCGGTGTTGTACCGCTTGCCGTACATCGCGAACCCACCCAGGTACTCGCGCTCGGTTCCGTCCGCGAACGACAACCCCCCGAGCCAGGAATCAGCCGGGCGGTTCACGGCGGCACCGGTCACTCCTTCGCTGCTCGCTTGTTCCGTGGCCTCCCGCTGGTCGGCCGCGCTGCTCGCGGGTCGCTGGTGCTCCCCGCTCGCTCTTTCCGAGGGCTCGCTTCGCTCGCCCTCGTGCTCCTCCCGTGGGAACGCGCCAACGGCCTCCTCCTCGACGCGGTCGACCGGGTGCGCGCGGAGCTGGCGTTCGGTCTCGTCACTCCACTCGGGGTCGCGACCGTCCAGTAGCAGGTCGACGTCGGTG encodes:
- a CDS encoding NAD(P)/FAD-dependent oxidoreductase → MSDRLSCEVAVVGGGPAGMTTALYTTRLGHRTVVLEKEGGRHAAVSHVHNLLGVSEDVSGRELAAHAAEQLVEYGGEYHKDAVTAVERTGDGGFAVDATHTALEADRVVFATGFTDVEPSVPGLQEFTGRGLHYCLHCDAYSLGDGPVFVLGHGEEAAHVAMLMLNFTTDVDLLLDGRDPEWSDETERQLRAHPVDRVEEEAVGAFPREEHEGERSEPSERASGEHQRPASSAADQREATEQASSEGVTGAAVNRPADSWLGGLSFADGTEREYLGGFAMYGKRYNTALPESLGCALADDGALAVDENYETSVDGAYGVGDLTHGQNQTVVALGDGARAGIALHKDLRRYPRPPDEPDDVEASEIPGAPDALRARMRLVRSRDTHAGLRGPEPDR